The sequence AAACTGCTCAGGGCCAGCTATCCATAGCCGCGGTAACCTACCgccacattttaaacaatgtcGTCATGGTTACTGTCACACTTAGGCCACAGATAAATGGCGACGAACGtaattttgaattgaatgtggTTTTTCATTTAGCTAagagaatattttaaaaatgaataaattacacTTTTATACGGCaattaccacatttatctttaaaaatgtttacgaaagaaagacaagacaaactttatatgaatgtatttttaatggaactatgttttatggttaATGTATTCTTCCTGAACAGTCGTTTGTTTATTGGTTGCAAAGCAACGGTATTGCTACCGCTAtttcaataatgtatccccactgcactaacgttagctagcttgctacttTACGTTACACCTGATGACACTGACACAAGTCATTTGTGTAAACGTTTATCTGGACACAttcagataacgtgcagttattgaaataattcAGAGAGTCGTCATGAGTCATTTGCTTCACCAGGATTTGGTGGTCTTGCTAGCGGCGAGATGATAACATGAAGTTAATTTAAGTTAGaaagtagataacggtgatctaAACGCAGAGTAGTATTAAAAGAATTGTGAacatcgtggatattggcacggcttgaacgcaaactgaccaatggaGACAATAGACCGGACCTATCCCTTATATGAAAGGTTACAAGACTAGGAgaaaaataactgtcaattaACGGTTGTTTTTATCCATTTATGTGTAATGGTGAATgttgaactttaaaaaaatgtatatgtttgtaGACCGAAGAACATATCACGGGGGATAATGTGCATCACAGTGATCATATAAACACTGTTTCTTGTGTTTGCAGATTAAATTCATGTTTGCAAATCAGATTCTGTCTCATATATGATAATAATAGAGAAAATGTTTGGTAATTAAGTCCTTGCAGTAAGCAGGCTCCCAAATttgatctttcttttttttttttttttggttaattaAGGTAAATAATTACCTTAGATTTTGGTGGATTAATTTATGAATGTAATTTACACAACCCTCTCCCTGTTTTTTGTATGTACCACTGAGGGATGCATAGGCACATAGGAAATGACTGAACTTTATGAACTATGGTGAACATTATTACAATCACCAGTgaattttaatgtttgtgtgtgtgtgttcatgtgtatgtggtttctccacaggctgggttggtgtaatctcacagagggctgctgtgatgttctggcctcagtcttgcgttctcctcactcagagctgagtgatctggagctgagagacaacgagctgcaggattcaggagtgagagcgctctctgctggactggaggacccacactgtaaactgcagagactggggtgagtacaaACACTAACCCTTCAATCAGGGTTGGAaatgtaaatttttttaaaggggcattttcaaaataaatgtgggaaatttacatacatacatcacattacattttattcaacagacacttttatccaaagcgacatacaaaagAAAGTGCAAATCAAGGTCagagaacaaactacagaacaggtccgATAAGGTACAATTTGCATAGGATCGGTTATAAAGCAATGAACATAAGTCTCGTGCGCTAGGTAGATAGGCCAGGTCTGTAAGTAATaaggtcaggaactacagtactgagacaaatacacatgtgaaagtcctagattaaagtaGATAATACAACACGGGGCTAAAGTCTGAGACTGGTGAAAATAAGTGACAATAGAATAGCAGACTCCCGCAgtggagtcaaggtacagtgtgaagaggtgagtcttcagactggtagaaaatgggcagtgagtgagcaaTTCTTATAGCAATGGGGAGGTTGtttcaccactggggagctagagTAGAGAAGCTCCGCAGTCGGGACAAGCGAGAGCCATTCACTcagctggcaggatgagcaagtcGGGCTGGCATTTGGACATTCCTCGGCTGTGTCCCAATCGGTGCTCTTGCCTACTTGCACTGATTCGGATTTCCTTCAGTGGTGCACTTTCCCCATTTACAGAATCATGTCACTCCACTCTAAAATGCCAGTGACATAGGCTACACTGATGTGATGTCAACAGTAGCCATGAATGTCTCTGGGAGTTTGAATTTCCAGACGATTTTTAGTGACACTTATCTTGGCTTTTGTGAATGGGATTACATTTTTCCCTCAGGATTTTATGAAACTGTTGTGACGGTACTATGGACTGCTTTGGGGGTGTGGTTTTACTCTTTTGTGCCAGAGGGCTCTGTCCCTGGCTGTGAGCGGGACACTACCTACACCAAACCGCCATAATCATacgctgtttgtgtttgtttttcattttcatatcacattttctgtttcataTCACTATTTCCATAGAGTGCACTAAGTTTGGGGGTGCACACCCGGCTGCTAGCTCACgtttcccaggataaacacacGCAACACATCCACTTCATATTCAACCCTTCTgtttttgatctctgcctggctttggactttgtgtttttttttggggggggggggttgtgcctttgtgtctgtgtggactgCCTTCCTGTCTATGACACCTTGAAGGCAGTGGCTTTTAGAACTAGAGAACTAACAGCGGCAGATTGGCAAACTAGCAAGCTCAGTAATGAAGATACAGATAGAAAAACTTCAATcagtggacctcaatcaatatatttgTATGGAAGTATATATCGTATCGaagatgttattttgtgtttgtattgtgattattgtatttattttttataatcttctcgacctgttgcagTCTGAGGAAAGCACGCGGaaaggtagggggagggtgacggaTGGGGCAAAGTGCCATCCAGAaaagagtgtgggtgtgggtggggggtcggtatgtgtgtgtgtttggttcgggggggtatgtgagtgtgtgttggttaAAATTATATAcagaaatgtctttaaaatgaattattttggaaaatgaatatttggatgCGTTCTTTAAACTAACACACGCAAGaaaataagcatatatataataaagtgtagggtgcccaagacttctgcacagtatgtgtgtgtgtgtaggggtatgtgcgtatgttagtgtgtatatgtgtagggGGGTCtgtgtacagtgggagcaataattatttgatcccttgctgattttgtatggggcggcacggatggtgcagtgggtagcactgccgcctcacagcaaggaggtcctgggttcgaatccccgtcggccggggcctctctgtgcggagtttgcatgttctccccgtgtctgcgtgggtttcctccgggtactccggtttcctcccacagtccaaagacatgcacattaggctgattggagagtctaaattgcccgtaggtatgagtgtgtgagtgaatggtgtgtgtgccctgcgatggactggcgacctgtccagggtgtattcctgcctttcgcccaatgtatgctgggataggctccagcccccctgcgaccctgatcaggataagcgggttcagataatggatggatggatgggatgattttgtatgtttgcccacttacaaagaatggaactgtgtagaattttaatcataggtacattttaacattgagagacagaatatcacaaaataatccacaataacaacatcatataaatttaatacatttattatcgtatttttgcatgaaataagtatttgatcccctccctttctggctcccacagaccagttagttttccattaagaagcactcctaatctcaactcattacccaaaacacctgtgtcaactcgttatatagctgtataaaagacacctgtccacacaatcaatcagattccaatgtttccaccatggccaagacaaaggagctgtctaaggacatcagggacaaaattgtagacctgcacaaggctgggatggcctacaagaaaataagcaagcagcttggtgagaagttaacaactgttggagcaattattagaaaatggaagaaacacaaagtcaccgccaatctccctcggtctggggctccacgcaagatctcgcctcatgggatatcaatgatcatgagaaaggtcagggatcagcccagtactacacaggaggagcttgttaatgacctgaaggcagttgggaccacagtcacgaagagaaccatcagtaacacacgtgaaggattaaaatcctgctgtgcGCGCAAGGTTTCTCTGCTGAACAAGGCACattttgccaaagaacacctggatgctccagaggaggaagagaaatgctgagtacaaccccaagaacaccatccccactgtgaagcatggaggtggaaaccttatgctttgggggtgtttctcagctaaggggacaggacgacttcaccgtatcgaggggaggatgaatggggccatgtaccaggaacctttgggcgacaacctccttccctcagtgagagcactgaaaatgggttgtggatgggtcttccaacatgacaatgacccaaaacatacggccaaggcaacaaaggagtggctcaaaaagaatcatattaaggtcctggagtggcctagccagtctccagacctaaatcccatcgaaaatctgtggagtgAGCTGCAGCTTCGAGTTCccaagcgacagcctcagaaccttaaggatttggagaggatctgcaaagaggagtggaccagtattaagtattaagtcctattgttctatggatcaaatacttatttcatgtgctgtaaggtgtgtgacatacacagctctgtttgtttatgtgaatgtgctgtaaggtgtgtgtgttcttctctctgcaggctgtcaggctgtggagtcacacacagaggctgtgattctctggcttcagctctgtgttcaaacccctcacacctgagagagctggaCCTGAGATACAATCACCTAGGAGTGAGAGCGCTGTCTGCTGCTAaactggacacactcacactgctgtaagtacacacacactcacactgctgtaagtacacacacacacactcacactgctgtaagtacacacacacacacacacacagctgtaagtacacacactcacactgctgtaagtacacacactcacactgctgtaagtacacacacactgctgtaagtacacacacacactgctgtaagtacacacacacactgctgtaagtacacacacactcacactgctgtaagtacacacacacacactcacactgctgtcagtacacacacacactgctgtaagtacacacacactcacattcacactgctgtaagtacacacacacacacacacacacacacacactgctgtaagtacacacacacacactcacactgctgtaagtatgcacgcacgcacacacacacacacacactgttctgtgcttcttacagtgtggaacatggaggagagaacaggatcAAACCAGGACCCAGGAAATGTGAGTCTTTATCGAACACTTTCCATAgatacacactgtactgtgtgtgtgtgtgtgtgtgtgtgtgtgtgtgggggggggatgtgtgtgtgtgtgtgtgtgtgtgtgtgtgtgtgtgtgtgtgtgtgtgtgagagtgagagacttcTAATgaggtgaatatgaataataattaatgtctctggtgtgcagacggctgtcagctcacactggatccaaacacagcgaacagacagctgtctctgtctgaggggaacaggaaggtgacacacacaccgggTAGAAAGGagccatatcctgatcatccagagagatttgagtcTGTGGCCCAGgttctgtgcagagagagtgtgtgtgagcgctgttactgggaggctgagtacagtgtgtctgaggagggaggggtttATATAGCAGTGACGTATAAAGGAATCGGCAGGAAAAGAGGGGTTGAGGGCTGTGCGTTTGGATGGAATAAAGACTCCTGGATTCTGAGGTGCGATGAACACAGTTACACTGTCCGTCAGAATAATAACCGCAGAGACCTACctgcctgcccctccccctaccacagagcaggagtgtgtgatgatggtgctggtgcaggagtgtgtgtgtacagggtaggagtgtgtgtggaccgtccggctggcactctgtccttctacagcgtctctgactctgacacactgaccctcctgcacacactccacacacacttcactcaacacacacccctctgtgctgggtttGGAGTGGAGTTGGGCTGCTCAGTGTCCCTCTGCCAACTGGAgtagagagacacacacacacacactctctctcacactcacacacataacacacacccacacccctccaccgaacacatacacacacacccctctaccccacacacacacacacacgcacatacacatacgtacacgcatacacacacacacacacacacagccacacaccactcaacacacacccctttgtgctgtgtttggaatgtatgactcctcagtgtccttctgccaactggagtagacacacacacacgcacacatatacagtagtcatggtgtgtttatatacattaGATGATTAAAACATGAGTATAACATTAAGAGTGTGATTCTGGTGAAAGGCTTTTGAGGTAATAATTCTGTCTCCTGTACCTGCATCTTTGTATAAAAGTTCACGGCATTTTACTAATTTTTCTAgttgatttgattcattttcacaagagtTCCAGTGTGCAAAgttgtgtgggtgaatgcagcTCAAAGGGAGAATGCAGAATGATCACTGCAGTGTACTTATTTCCTTCCATTACTGTGAACAGTAATGTATTGAGTTTCCTTATTTACTGTGTCATGATTGCTTTGTTTGAACCTATTCCTGTaaaatctgtatgtgattaaacctgaattataaaaacattgaacatcttgctgttatttattactgCGGACTCCTGTGATACAGTGGtacttatttcatattctgtatGGGATTATGTTTGGGCTCAAAATGAGTAGATCAGGATGGGGCTAAAATCTGCACAGTTCAATTAATGACATTCATCTACAGTAGTGTAAATTAACTCTAGTATAAGAagcacacactgaaggagcatagcctccccagggccagcatcctgctacacacactgaaggagcgcAGCCAAGCAAACCATTTATCCATGTGATcaggtggactgtgtgtgtgtgtatttctgcgtccgtctgtgtgtatgagagtgtgtgtacgaatgacAGTGAaccagtaatgcaaaacacAATGAAAACAGTTGTGACAATGAAAAAGGAGATGCTGCCTCAGCAAAACTATTTGTCCAAGTATATATTGCACAGAATCTCCTCTGGTATGCAGTGCTTTTAGGGTTTGAAATCAATACCGAGGAACGAAATCAGTATCAATTTTGGAAACCGTTTACAAACAAATGATTTCAAACGAACAGCACTTAATTCTGTCGAATGTTTTTAATGGTGTAGTTTTATTGATCCAGGATGATTTATTTATATGGAAGGGACATGAATGCACGGAGTGGCAGGTTTAGCGCACAAGATGATTTTCTGCTGTGGTCTCCTGGCAGGTTATCCCGATCGTTTTGAACAGTAAAATGGCATagctataaaataaaattatggcAGCACTGATTTGATTTCAATCATACTTCCCATACCCACACTTTTTATTCTAGCCATGTTGAATATTTATGATTGTTCCGGCCTGTGACTGAATcttttcccacactgggcgcagtggtacggcctgTCCCGTGTGAGTTCACTGGTGTCGCTTGAGGTTTCCCTCcacactgaaactcttcccgCACTAGCTGCAGGCATGCGCGTTCTAGCTGCTGGTGTCCGCCTGTTTTGGGCTGAGGAGTCTGACTATCTGGGACAGTCTGAGAGGGTGCAGTGTcgtgtggcattgtgaatgtacagtatgcccaTAGAACCTTGTTGCTGAGTGACAGTGCAGTGGAGAGTTCAGTGTCGAGAGCAGTGTGGGTTTTCATAGTGTGGAAATGTTATGACCGGGTCATTGTGCAGAGATTTTAATGTAATATagagctgtatgtgtgtttgtagcaCAAACGTAACAGGTTAACGGTGTAGAGATTAAGCATTTATTCCCGTAAAGCATTTACCCTTCTTTTTGGGCAATGATTTTGGACTTATCCCTTAGCCCTAATCAATGCCCATGTTAATCCTGAGAAATACCCAGAATTTAGTTGATTTCATGTTGATCTAAAATTTTCTTTTGAGATGTAAGAATCTGACACGCtggagaaaaatgttttcaagcACATGAAGCACTCACCATGAGGAATATAGATAGTCAGACTCTGGCATTTTATGGACAGTGGTCTGCATGAGAGAAAGGTGTTGAATATGTTGGTTTGTTTTCAGTTTGCTTATTTGGTTGATTTATTTGACATAAATGTGCTTAGTTTCTTGAATAGTGCTAGAGTTACCCAGTGGGTGGGGCTACAGCAAGCCTTAGCCTATATTAGGCCCCATGGCCTGTATATGGCAGGACAGTTGAGAGAGACTGTATGGTCATACCTTCTCTCTCAACCTCGAATACCAATGAATTTAATTTTCatctttccctttctttttgcTCTTCACCATGGGCACTAATGATGATATTTTTGACACATGCCCCCATCACTGTGGGGctgaggagggagggtgagcaGGGGCTCCTTGTCTCCCAGTTACACCATCTGCAGTCAGACAGGTAGAAACACTCTATCATTGTGTTTTTGAGGttattccacacacacaaacattggaATCAATCACACTGTCACTATTAaagaaatgacacaaatgtcacaTGCACTACCAAAACTGAAGAGCATCTATTCTCGCGCACAAGCAAAACTGTCACGATCTCAGAATATCACACTGCTCAAACCAACCTGCGTGAAGCGATTTGGTGGGTGTGACTGAGTTCTGCTACCCTTTGAGATAACTGGAGACTCTCACTTCCAGTTATCTCTATCACGAACAACAAATTGTGAGATTGCAATGcagcaaaatgaattcatttattCCTTAAGGCTTTCATGT is a genomic window of Conger conger chromosome 19, fConCon1.1, whole genome shotgun sequence containing:
- the LOC133118794 gene encoding NACHT, LRR and PYD domains-containing protein 9A-like, which gives rise to MSPNCKLQRLDLSFNILGDSGVELLCAGLMSPNCKLQRLGLGWCNLTEGCCDVLASVLRSPHSELSDLELRDNELQDSGVRALSAGLEDPHCKLQRLGLSGCGVTHRGCDSLASALCSNPSHLRELDLRYNHLGVRALSAAKLDTLTLLVEHGGENRIKPGPRKYGCQLTLDPNTANRQLSLSEGNRKVTHTPGRKEPYPDHPERFESVAQVLCRESVCERCYWEAEYSVSEEGGVYIAVTYKGIGRKRGVEGCAFGWNKDSWILRCDEHSYTVRQNNNRRDLPACPSPYHRAGVCDDGAGAGVCVYRVGVCVDRPAGTLSFYSVSDSDTLTLLHTLHTHFTQHTPLCAGFGVELGCSVSLCQLE